One Prolixibacteraceae bacterium DNA segment encodes these proteins:
- a CDS encoding NUDIX hydrolase, translating to MSFVYKYPRPAITVDTIVIAPRNQEMLILLIKRKEYPFQGSWALPGGFINMDELLLDAAARELEEETGISGVKLSQFFTFDAILRDPRQRILSSVFHGELPEPVPVKGMDDALEAKWFPIISLPEMAFDHNEIIRKFVREKL from the coding sequence ATGAGTTTTGTCTATAAATATCCTCGTCCAGCAATTACTGTTGATACCATAGTGATCGCTCCACGAAATCAAGAAATGCTTATTCTTTTAATTAAAAGAAAAGAGTATCCTTTCCAAGGATCTTGGGCCCTTCCGGGAGGTTTCATCAATATGGATGAACTTCTTTTAGATGCAGCTGCACGAGAATTAGAAGAGGAAACAGGAATCTCTGGAGTAAAACTAAGCCAGTTCTTCACTTTTGATGCGATCTTAAGAGACCCAAGACAAAGAATCTTATCTTCCGTTTTTCATGGAGAACTTCCTGAACCAGTACCTGTAAAAGGAATGGATGATGCACTTGAGGCAAAATGGTTCCCTATTATCTCATTGCCTGAAATGGCTTTCGATCACAATGAAATTATCCGTAAATTTGTTAGAGAGAAACTTTAG
- a CDS encoding trans-2-enoyl-CoA reductase family protein, which translates to MIIEPKMRGFICFTSHPKGCEQNVLNQINYVKSKGAIDGAKKVLVIGSSTGFGLASRITSAFGSNAATLGVCFEKPGTEGKPGTAGWYNSAAFEKFATEEGLYAKTINGDAFSNEVKQEAIEAIKKDLGQVDLVIYSLASPRRTNPVDGKTYRSVLKPINGVYSNKTVDFHTGKVSEVSIQPVKDEEEIENTVKVMGGEDWKMWIEAMRDAGVLADGAKTVAYSYIGPEITFPIYRNGTIGKAKDHLEATAHELTDYMSSFNGEAYVSVNKALVTQASAAIPVIPLYISLLFKVMKEEGIHEGCIEQIQRLYSERLYTGGEVPVDDKGLIRVDDWEMREDIQEKVSKLWDIAGSDNLSEIGDLEGYKHEFMSLFGFDIEGVDYAADVDETTSVKSIQ; encoded by the coding sequence ATGATTATTGAACCAAAGATGAGAGGTTTTATCTGTTTTACTTCTCACCCAAAAGGATGTGAACAGAATGTGTTGAACCAAATCAACTATGTGAAATCTAAAGGTGCTATTGATGGCGCTAAAAAAGTGTTGGTAATCGGTTCTTCTACTGGTTTTGGATTGGCATCACGAATCACTAGTGCTTTTGGATCCAATGCAGCAACATTAGGTGTTTGTTTTGAAAAGCCAGGTACTGAAGGAAAACCTGGTACTGCAGGTTGGTACAATTCTGCTGCATTTGAGAAATTTGCTACAGAGGAGGGTCTTTATGCAAAGACTATCAATGGAGATGCTTTCTCAAATGAAGTGAAACAAGAGGCTATCGAAGCGATCAAAAAAGATCTAGGTCAAGTGGATCTAGTAATCTATAGCTTGGCTTCTCCTCGAAGAACAAATCCGGTAGATGGAAAAACTTATCGTTCTGTACTAAAGCCTATTAACGGGGTTTATTCTAATAAAACAGTAGATTTCCATACTGGAAAAGTGTCTGAAGTTTCTATTCAGCCTGTAAAGGATGAGGAAGAGATTGAAAACACTGTAAAAGTAATGGGTGGTGAAGATTGGAAAATGTGGATCGAAGCGATGCGTGATGCAGGGGTTTTAGCTGATGGTGCTAAGACTGTCGCTTACTCTTACATTGGCCCTGAAATCACGTTCCCAATTTATCGTAATGGTACTATTGGTAAAGCAAAAGATCATTTGGAAGCAACAGCTCATGAGTTGACTGATTATATGTCATCATTCAATGGTGAGGCTTACGTCTCTGTAAATAAAGCTTTGGTTACTCAAGCAAGTGCTGCGATTCCTGTAATCCCTCTTTATATCTCACTTCTATTTAAAGTGATGAAAGAAGAAGGGATACATGAAGGTTGTATTGAGCAGATCCAACGTCTATACAGCGAAAGACTTTATACTGGAGGAGAAGTGCCAGTGGATGATAAAGGTCTTATCCGTGTTGATGATTGGGAGATGAGAGAGGATATCCAAGAGAAAGTATCTAAACTTTGGGATATTGCAGGTTCTGATAATCTATCTGAGATTGGAGATTTGGAAGGTTATAAACATGAGTTTATGAGTCTTTTTGGATTCGATATCGAAGGAGTAGATTATGCTGCTGATGTAGACGAAACAACCTCGGTGAAGAGTATTCAGTAG
- a CDS encoding HDIG domain-containing protein has protein sequence MNKNHSSKWHIVYIVLICIFTSAMLFIAFPQDKNFRYEYREGKPWRHETLYAPFSFAIAKNSTELQKEKTLVMKDYHPYFELNGKIGRKNIQSLREDIRRLEGNNSFIEDWYVAVLDSVYRHGILQQEVVNNGLLDSVSEVSILRNRIVELEKVDRLYSLKNAFAYVSKHWQDQGLLSSKRLSALEPSKYIEANMTYQKDMSLKAQNELIGGISQTRGMVQEGERIVAQGDLVTPHIYNILQSMQMKIKDVGGMNVDTLLVVLGKLIFVITLVILLILYIYDFYPEISQNLKQVLYLFVLVVIAVTSARLISEVKSLNLYLFPVSTFAILAYSFLGRRIAIFTNTILVVMIGYFAPSGYEYVFLQFVAGTAAVMSLRTLKKRGHWVLTSVVVFVAFLLGYLSLSLMQDGNLSQINWSMLKWFSIHALLVNLAQPLAYVSEKAFGFISDFTLMELSNTNQQELLRRLSKEAPGTFQHSNQVANLSERAAMEIEADANLARAGAFYHDIGKMLNPTFYTENQVGGVNPHDNLTPEESAKIIIDHVIDGVALAKRHNLPKSIVDFITSHHGKGVTGYFYIMSKNRAEDGEEIDKEKFSYPGPNPVTKEQAVVMISDAVEAASRSLKDKSEESLKKLIDQIIDSKLEMGQLDNAPITLAELTSLKRCYLEQLVNVYHSRIAYPKDKKKTKKES, from the coding sequence ATGAATAAAAATCATAGTTCTAAGTGGCATATAGTATACATTGTATTAATTTGTATATTCACTTCAGCAATGTTATTTATTGCTTTCCCTCAAGATAAGAACTTCCGTTATGAGTATCGGGAGGGGAAACCATGGAGGCATGAAACCCTTTATGCTCCTTTTAGCTTTGCTATTGCTAAGAACTCTACTGAGTTACAGAAAGAGAAGACACTGGTGATGAAAGATTACCACCCTTACTTTGAATTGAATGGAAAGATTGGTCGAAAAAACATCCAATCTCTTCGTGAAGATATTCGTCGTTTGGAGGGAAACAATAGTTTTATTGAGGACTGGTATGTAGCGGTTTTAGATTCGGTATATCGACATGGAATTTTGCAACAGGAGGTGGTAAACAATGGGCTTCTCGATAGTGTTTCTGAAGTCTCTATTCTTCGAAACCGTATTGTGGAACTTGAGAAAGTCGATAGATTATACTCCCTGAAGAATGCTTTTGCCTATGTTTCAAAGCATTGGCAAGATCAAGGTCTGCTCTCTTCTAAAAGATTGTCAGCCCTAGAGCCATCTAAATATATTGAAGCCAACATGACATATCAAAAGGATATGTCTTTAAAGGCCCAAAACGAGCTCATAGGAGGAATATCTCAGACAAGAGGTATGGTACAAGAGGGGGAGCGTATTGTAGCGCAAGGAGACTTAGTAACGCCGCATATCTACAATATCTTACAGTCTATGCAGATGAAGATAAAAGATGTTGGTGGGATGAATGTTGATACCCTCTTGGTGGTTCTTGGGAAGTTAATCTTTGTGATTACTTTGGTTATTCTATTGATACTCTATATCTACGATTTCTATCCAGAGATCAGTCAGAACCTGAAGCAGGTGCTCTATCTTTTTGTCCTAGTGGTTATTGCAGTGACCTCTGCACGATTAATTAGCGAGGTTAAATCTCTGAATCTATATCTTTTCCCCGTCTCCACCTTTGCCATATTAGCTTACTCTTTCTTAGGTCGTAGGATTGCCATTTTTACCAATACTATTCTTGTGGTGATGATAGGCTATTTTGCTCCGAGTGGTTATGAATATGTATTTTTGCAATTTGTAGCAGGAACGGCCGCAGTGATGTCTTTGCGTACATTAAAGAAGCGAGGTCATTGGGTATTGACCTCAGTGGTTGTCTTTGTTGCTTTTCTTTTAGGGTATCTGTCTCTTTCGTTGATGCAAGATGGTAACTTAAGCCAAATAAACTGGTCTATGTTGAAATGGTTCTCTATTCATGCCCTTTTGGTGAATCTAGCACAACCGCTAGCATATGTGTCGGAGAAAGCCTTTGGATTTATCTCAGACTTTACACTAATGGAGCTGTCGAATACTAACCAGCAAGAGTTACTTCGTCGCTTGTCGAAAGAGGCTCCTGGAACCTTCCAACACTCTAATCAGGTTGCCAATCTATCTGAGAGAGCAGCCATGGAGATAGAGGCTGATGCCAACCTTGCAAGGGCTGGAGCATTCTATCATGACATTGGAAAGATGTTGAACCCTACTTTCTATACAGAGAATCAAGTAGGAGGAGTGAATCCTCATGATAATTTGACTCCCGAAGAGAGTGCTAAGATTATTATTGATCACGTGATTGATGGCGTAGCACTTGCTAAAAGACATAATTTACCCAAGTCTATTGTTGACTTTATCACTTCGCATCATGGGAAAGGCGTCACAGGATACTTCTATATCATGAGTAAGAATCGTGCCGAGGATGGAGAGGAGATTGATAAAGAGAAATTCTCTTATCCTGGTCCAAATCCAGTGACCAAAGAGCAGGCAGTGGTGATGATTTCTGATGCGGTCGAGGCTGCTTCTCGTAGTTTAAAAGATAAAAGTGAAGAGAGCCTTAAAAAGCTTATCGATCAAATTATTGATAGTAAGTTAGAGATGGGACAACTAGATAATGCCCCTATTACCTTGGCAGAGCTAACTAGTCTAAAGCGATGTTACCTCGAGCAGTTGGTAAACGTTTACCACTCAAGGATAGCATACCCTAAAGACAAGAAAAAGACCAAAAAGGAGTCCTGA
- the pyk gene encoding pyruvate kinase produces MKKHTKIVATISDRKCEPEFIRELHEAGMNVVRINTAHQMPEDTERVIKNIREVSDKIAILVDTKGPEIRTKNVENPISVKSGDKVIVKGGEGESKDNVLFLDYAGIANDVPAGSSLLIDDGELELKVEDVTEEGLVTVVCNDGAIKNRKSVNVPGVTITLPAITAKDKKFIEWSAENDIDFIAHSFVRNAADVLAVQEILDSKNSKAKIIAKIENHDGVQNVDEILDHAYGVMVARGDLGIEVPASMIPGIQRSLVRTCVSRKKPVIIATQMLHTMIENPRPTRAEVSDVANAIYQNTDAIMLSGETAYGDYPVEAVKVMTSIAQEVEAAQDRTNNLDVNMAPYQVPAFLAEAAVKAANQEDLDVKAIVTDSMSGRTARYLAAFRCNKPVLAKCHTPNVMRELALSYGVYADVIKGRKNKDKLVKSVLKGMVEDETLVKEDNVVYVGGSFGAGAGTTFMEIGSVEQLTSKNKKDQDAE; encoded by the coding sequence ATCAAGAAGCATACTAAAATTGTTGCGACAATTTCAGACAGAAAGTGCGAACCAGAGTTTATTCGCGAACTACACGAAGCAGGTATGAACGTTGTGCGTATTAATACAGCACACCAAATGCCAGAGGATACTGAGCGTGTGATCAAAAACATTCGTGAAGTATCAGACAAGATTGCGATTTTGGTAGATACCAAAGGTCCAGAAATTCGCACAAAGAATGTGGAGAATCCTATCTCTGTAAAATCAGGAGATAAGGTGATCGTAAAAGGTGGCGAAGGCGAGTCGAAAGACAACGTATTGTTCCTTGACTATGCAGGTATTGCAAACGACGTTCCTGCAGGAAGTTCACTTCTAATTGATGATGGTGAGCTAGAGTTGAAAGTAGAGGATGTAACAGAAGAAGGACTTGTTACTGTAGTATGTAATGATGGCGCGATCAAGAATCGTAAGAGTGTGAACGTTCCTGGTGTAACAATTACATTGCCAGCTATTACTGCAAAAGATAAAAAGTTTATTGAGTGGTCAGCTGAGAATGATATTGATTTCATAGCTCACTCATTCGTGCGTAACGCAGCAGACGTTCTTGCAGTTCAAGAAATTCTTGATTCTAAAAATAGTAAAGCGAAAATCATCGCTAAAATTGAGAACCACGATGGTGTACAAAACGTTGACGAGATCCTTGACCACGCTTATGGTGTAATGGTAGCTCGTGGTGATTTGGGTATCGAGGTTCCTGCTTCTATGATTCCTGGAATCCAAAGATCACTTGTACGTACTTGTGTTTCTCGTAAGAAGCCTGTGATTATTGCAACTCAGATGCTTCACACAATGATCGAGAATCCTCGTCCTACACGTGCGGAAGTAAGTGATGTTGCGAATGCAATTTACCAAAATACTGATGCTATCATGTTGTCTGGTGAGACTGCATATGGTGACTATCCAGTTGAAGCTGTTAAGGTTATGACTAGTATTGCTCAAGAAGTTGAGGCTGCTCAAGACCGTACAAACAACTTGGATGTGAACATGGCTCCTTACCAAGTTCCTGCTTTCTTGGCAGAAGCTGCTGTAAAGGCTGCAAATCAAGAAGATTTGGATGTTAAAGCAATCGTAACAGATTCAATGTCTGGACGTACTGCTCGTTATTTGGCTGCTTTCCGTTGTAACAAGCCTGTTTTGGCTAAGTGTCACACTCCAAATGTAATGAGAGAATTGGCTCTTTCTTACGGTGTTTACGCTGATGTTATCAAAGGTCGTAAGAACAAAGACAAGTTGGTTAAGTCTGTATTGAAAGGAATGGTTGAAGACGAAACTCTTGTAAAAGAGGACAACGTAGTTTACGTTGGAGGAAGCTTCGGTGCTGGTGCTGGAACTACATTCATGGAGATTGGTTCTGTTGAGCAATTGACAAGCAAAAACAAAAAAGATCAAGATGCTGAGTAA
- a CDS encoding Do family serine endopeptidase: MKNFKNLLNYVIVAFITSLLSILGVFAIISNKQKDTTEFTHKKPVPVQLANFSEKQPERYPNLTTAAQHSVKAVVHITTQKDMGRQPRSLMDLFYGNGYQRQPQIQQASGSGVIISSDGYIVTNNHVIEGADNIRVIFEENRIFKAKLIGTDPNTDIAVLKIEAEDLPFLQWGDSQKLKLGEWVLAVGNPFSLNSTVTAGIVSAKSRSIGIMSGQMALESFIQTDAAVNPGNSGGALVNKAGDLVGINTAIASRTGSYSGYSFAVPSTIARKVVNDLLKYGAVQRAILGVQIMDNNSELAKKENLDITNGSYVAEATYGSGAEKAGIKKGDVIVGVNGVDIKNSTQLKEQVGQYSPGDKVEVAVNRDGRNKTFTVELQNISGSTSIVKSNTGVLGAELKTISMKTKQRFGIRNGLKVTKLEDGKLKKAGVKEGFIITSVNNNTVTSVKELEELVINTPPNKQVLLEGVYPNGEWAYHIFRNN, from the coding sequence ATGAAAAATTTTAAGAACTTACTTAACTACGTAATTGTAGCATTCATCACCAGTTTACTTTCTATTTTAGGTGTTTTTGCAATCATTTCAAACAAACAGAAGGATACGACAGAATTTACACATAAGAAGCCTGTTCCGGTACAGCTCGCGAATTTTTCAGAAAAACAGCCTGAAAGATATCCGAATTTAACCACGGCTGCCCAACATTCGGTAAAAGCAGTAGTCCATATCACAACACAAAAAGATATGGGGAGACAACCTCGTAGCCTAATGGACCTCTTCTATGGGAACGGTTATCAAAGACAACCGCAAATACAACAAGCCAGTGGTTCTGGGGTGATCATCTCTAGTGATGGTTATATCGTGACCAACAACCACGTCATCGAAGGTGCCGATAATATTCGGGTAATCTTTGAAGAGAATAGGATTTTCAAGGCGAAGCTAATTGGAACAGATCCAAATACCGATATCGCAGTACTAAAAATAGAGGCGGAAGACCTTCCTTTCCTTCAATGGGGAGACTCTCAAAAACTTAAACTCGGGGAGTGGGTACTAGCCGTAGGAAATCCTTTCTCTCTAAACTCTACCGTGACAGCTGGTATCGTAAGTGCCAAGTCTAGATCAATTGGAATTATGTCGGGTCAAATGGCACTAGAATCGTTCATCCAAACCGATGCTGCGGTAAACCCTGGTAATTCGGGTGGTGCTCTAGTAAACAAAGCGGGAGACCTTGTAGGAATCAATACCGCGATCGCATCCAGGACAGGAAGCTATTCGGGATATTCGTTTGCTGTCCCTTCAACCATCGCTCGAAAGGTAGTAAACGATCTTCTGAAGTATGGTGCGGTACAGAGAGCAATTCTTGGAGTACAGATTATGGACAACAACAGTGAATTAGCTAAAAAAGAAAATTTAGACATTACAAATGGCTCTTATGTAGCAGAAGCCACCTATGGCAGCGGCGCGGAGAAGGCAGGAATCAAAAAAGGAGATGTCATTGTTGGTGTCAATGGAGTCGATATCAAAAACAGTACCCAACTGAAAGAACAGGTCGGTCAGTACAGCCCTGGGGATAAAGTGGAAGTTGCGGTCAATAGAGATGGAAGAAACAAAACGTTTACAGTGGAACTTCAAAATATTAGTGGAAGTACCAGCATCGTAAAATCAAATACTGGAGTACTTGGAGCAGAATTAAAAACTATCAGTATGAAGACAAAACAACGTTTTGGCATACGTAATGGACTTAAAGTAACGAAACTAGAAGATGGAAAACTAAAAAAAGCTGGAGTAAAAGAAGGATTTATTATTACTAGTGTTAACAATAACACCGTAACTTCCGTAAAAGAATTGGAAGAATTGGTAATAAACACCCCTCCTAACAAACAAGTTTTGCTAGAAGGTGTCTATCCAAATGGAGAATGGGCTTATCATATATTTAGAAACAACTAA
- a CDS encoding YgiQ family radical SAM protein produces MTGSLKNRWLPTSLKEVKERGWEDIDVIYFTGDAYVDHPSFGAAVIGRIMESEGLKVAIIPQPNWTDDLRDFKKLGKPNLFFAVTGGNMDSMVNHYTANKRRRSNDAYTPGGRANARPDYAAYTYVNILKELYPDVPVIVGGIEASLRRLTHYDYWSDKLRPGFLADAPADLLFYGMGEKSVREFISLVKKGVPVSSITNINQTAFVRKDWEKYATQKKWDSQELHSHQSCLEDKKKYAENFKNIEIQSNSWEAKKLLQKDHDNVIVINPPYPPLEGKELDEVYKLPFTRLPHPRYHKKGTIPAYEMIRHSVNMHRGCFGGCAFCTISAHQGKFIVSRSEESILEEIKEVTLMPDFKGTISDIGGPSANMYKMRGKDLSICKKCKKPSCIFPRICSNLDNDHETLTNLYRQVRKVEGVKNAFIGSGIRYDMILGDHQDPDTKRKNLKYLEEVIKHHVSGRLKVAPEHTSDNVLQVMRKPSFKLFHELVPFFNKINKANGLKQQLIPYFISSHPGCELKDMADLAIQTKALEFKLEQVQDFTPTPMTVATVIYYSGYHPYTLEPVHTVKTSKDKLEQRQFFFWYDSKQRHQIESSLKRIGKQEWIPNLLGQSNKISKPKKKEPNKQQNNPNRKKRR; encoded by the coding sequence ATGACAGGGAGTTTAAAAAACAGATGGTTGCCTACGAGCCTTAAAGAGGTTAAAGAACGTGGATGGGAAGATATTGATGTGATCTATTTTACAGGGGATGCCTATGTAGACCATCCATCATTTGGGGCTGCTGTTATCGGTCGTATTATGGAAAGTGAAGGGTTGAAAGTGGCTATTATCCCACAACCCAACTGGACTGATGACTTGCGTGACTTCAAAAAATTAGGAAAACCAAATCTATTTTTCGCTGTGACAGGAGGAAATATGGATTCCATGGTGAATCACTATACTGCGAACAAAAGAAGACGTTCCAATGATGCATATACTCCAGGAGGTCGCGCGAATGCTCGCCCTGACTATGCAGCGTATACATACGTGAATATCCTTAAAGAGTTATATCCTGATGTTCCTGTGATTGTTGGAGGAATAGAGGCTTCTCTTCGTAGATTAACTCACTATGACTACTGGAGCGACAAACTTCGCCCAGGTTTTCTTGCAGATGCTCCTGCCGACCTTCTATTCTATGGAATGGGAGAAAAATCGGTTAGAGAGTTTATCTCTCTAGTTAAAAAAGGAGTTCCTGTCTCCTCTATTACCAACATCAACCAAACTGCTTTCGTGAGAAAAGATTGGGAGAAGTATGCTACCCAAAAGAAGTGGGACTCTCAAGAACTTCACTCACATCAGTCTTGTCTTGAAGACAAAAAGAAGTATGCGGAGAACTTTAAGAATATTGAGATCCAATCCAATAGTTGGGAAGCTAAAAAACTCCTGCAGAAAGATCACGATAATGTAATAGTAATCAATCCCCCATATCCTCCTCTAGAAGGGAAGGAACTAGACGAAGTATACAAATTGCCTTTTACTCGTCTACCCCATCCTCGATATCATAAGAAAGGAACAATTCCAGCCTATGAGATGATCCGTCATTCGGTAAATATGCATCGAGGCTGTTTTGGAGGTTGTGCATTCTGTACAATCAGTGCTCATCAAGGCAAATTTATCGTCTCTAGATCTGAAGAGTCGATACTAGAAGAGATAAAAGAAGTTACATTGATGCCTGATTTTAAAGGGACTATTTCCGATATCGGAGGACCTTCTGCAAACATGTATAAGATGAGAGGTAAAGATCTGTCCATCTGTAAAAAATGTAAGAAGCCATCCTGTATATTCCCTAGAATATGTAGCAACCTGGATAACGATCATGAAACATTGACAAACCTTTATAGACAAGTAAGAAAAGTCGAAGGGGTGAAAAATGCTTTTATTGGAAGTGGGATACGTTATGATATGATTCTTGGAGATCATCAGGATCCTGACACAAAAAGAAAAAACCTAAAATATCTCGAAGAGGTGATTAAACATCATGTTTCAGGTCGCCTGAAAGTGGCTCCAGAACACACGTCAGATAATGTACTGCAAGTGATGAGGAAGCCCTCTTTTAAGCTCTTTCACGAACTGGTTCCTTTCTTCAATAAGATCAACAAAGCCAATGGATTAAAGCAACAGTTGATTCCATATTTTATCTCTAGCCACCCTGGCTGTGAGTTAAAAGATATGGCAGATTTGGCTATACAAACCAAAGCATTGGAATTTAAACTAGAGCAGGTACAAGACTTTACACCGACTCCAATGACTGTAGCAACCGTTATATACTACTCAGGATATCATCCATATACTCTTGAGCCAGTACATACGGTAAAAACAAGTAAAGATAAGTTAGAACAACGCCAGTTCTTCTTCTGGTATGATTCCAAACAGCGCCACCAAATAGAGAGCTCTTTAAAAAGGATAGGAAAACAAGAGTGGATTCCAAACCTATTGGGACAAAGCAACAAAATATCAAAACCTAAAAAAAAGGAGCCAAATAAACAACAGAACAATCCAAATAGAAAAAAGAGAAGATAA
- a CDS encoding RNA polymerase sigma factor RpoD/SigA, which translates to MRQLKITKSITNRESASLDKYLQEIGKEELITVEEEVELAQRIKKGDQAALEKLTRANLRFVVSVAKQYQNQGLTLPDLINEGNLGLIKAAEKFDETRGFKFISYAVWWIRQSILQALAEQSRIVRLPLNQVGSLNKINKAFSKFEQEHERKPSPEELAETLDLPADKVSDTLRVSGRHVSVDAPFVDGEDNSLLDVLVNDDSPNADRSLIGESLAKEIERSLATLTEREADIIRMFFGIGCQEMTLEEIGERFGLTRERVRQIKEKAIRRLRHTSRSKLLKSYLG; encoded by the coding sequence ATGAGACAACTTAAGATCACAAAATCTATCACTAACCGTGAGAGTGCTTCACTAGACAAATATTTACAAGAAATAGGTAAAGAGGAGCTAATTACCGTTGAAGAAGAAGTAGAATTGGCTCAACGGATAAAAAAAGGAGACCAAGCAGCTTTAGAAAAACTAACTAGAGCAAACTTGAGATTCGTTGTATCTGTTGCCAAGCAATATCAGAATCAAGGTCTGACACTTCCTGACTTAATCAACGAGGGTAACCTTGGACTGATCAAAGCAGCGGAAAAGTTTGATGAAACAAGAGGTTTTAAATTTATCTCTTATGCCGTATGGTGGATTCGTCAATCTATTCTTCAGGCGTTGGCTGAACAATCACGTATCGTTCGTTTGCCTCTGAACCAGGTGGGTTCTTTGAATAAGATCAATAAAGCGTTTTCTAAGTTCGAACAAGAACATGAAAGAAAACCTTCACCTGAAGAGTTAGCTGAAACATTGGATCTTCCAGCAGATAAAGTCTCTGATACTCTTAGAGTATCCGGTAGACACGTATCAGTGGATGCTCCTTTCGTTGATGGAGAAGATAATAGTCTTTTGGACGTATTGGTAAATGATGATTCACCAAATGCAGACAGAAGCCTTATCGGAGAATCATTGGCAAAAGAGATCGAAAGATCCCTTGCGACATTGACAGAGAGAGAAGCTGACATTATTCGTATGTTCTTTGGAATAGGTTGTCAAGAGATGACACTCGAAGAGATCGGAGAACGTTTTGGTCTTACAAGAGAGCGTGTACGTCAGATTAAAGAAAAAGCAATTCGTAGATTAAGACACACATCAAGAAGTAAACTCCTTAAGAGTTACCTTGGATAA
- a CDS encoding C40 family peptidase: MNDFGTIICSNMAMHRDATFQSETISEVLWDEPFIIHKSQKDWIYIELLYDHYKGWIPASIVIPIEKGTALQMDNDYIPVHTFSAHKKCIIDSAEQHIHIPMGAMTKDIGRKIAPLHRIMDHLIGVSYRWGGRSSFGLDCSGLTQLLYKFIRHRIPRDASDQAKEGILMPFGEQKFGDLAFFGPNEQNISHVGFIKSVNQIFHASGSVKVETITKQGIINSKNEVTHQLLFIKRMK, translated from the coding sequence ATGAATGATTTTGGAACCATAATTTGTAGCAATATGGCCATGCACAGAGATGCCACCTTTCAATCAGAGACAATATCTGAAGTATTATGGGACGAACCATTTATCATTCATAAATCCCAGAAGGACTGGATCTATATAGAACTTCTTTACGATCACTACAAAGGATGGATTCCCGCTTCGATTGTCATCCCCATTGAAAAAGGGACTGCCCTACAAATGGACAATGATTATATTCCGGTACACACTTTCAGCGCACACAAAAAATGTATCATCGATAGTGCAGAACAACATATCCATATTCCGATGGGGGCTATGACCAAAGACATAGGACGTAAAATAGCCCCACTTCATCGAATAATGGATCATTTGATTGGGGTATCTTACCGTTGGGGTGGTCGTAGTTCTTTCGGATTAGACTGCTCTGGACTCACTCAACTTCTCTATAAATTCATTAGACATCGTATCCCTAGAGATGCGTCAGATCAAGCAAAAGAGGGCATCCTCATGCCATTTGGAGAACAGAAATTTGGAGACCTCGCTTTTTTTGGCCCTAATGAACAAAATATTAGTCACGTCGGTTTCATTAAAAGTGTAAATCAAATTTTCCATGCTTCAGGAAGTGTAAAAGTAGAAACCATCACGAAGCAAGGGATTATAAATAGCAAAAACGAAGTCACACATCAACTTTTATTTATAAAAAGGATGAAATAA
- the dapF gene encoding diaminopimelate epimerase produces the protein MNSYRFHKYQGAGNDFVIIDNRENKFDAKDFALVNQLCDRRFGVGSDGLMLLENDDHYTFRMRYYNSDGREATMCGNGGRCIVAFAHHLGLFEKEVTFVAVDGVHQAIMESDEVVDLEMIDVDFVERIGEDFYLNTGSPHYVVFQDLSDLDVVKEGRSIRYNARFKEEGTNVNFVSMDKDCLKVLTYERGVEDETLACGTGVTAAAIAAYVMSGCQYEGFDIEAKGGRLGVRFQAKSINEFEHVWLKGPAVRVFEGDITL, from the coding sequence ATGAATAGTTATAGATTTCATAAATATCAAGGTGCAGGTAATGATTTTGTCATTATCGATAATAGAGAGAACAAATTTGATGCCAAGGATTTTGCCTTAGTTAATCAGTTGTGTGACCGACGTTTTGGTGTTGGATCCGATGGGCTTATGTTGTTGGAGAATGATGATCATTATACTTTCCGTATGCGTTACTATAATAGTGATGGGAGAGAGGCTACCATGTGTGGAAATGGGGGGCGTTGTATTGTTGCCTTTGCTCATCATCTTGGTCTTTTTGAGAAGGAGGTTACTTTTGTTGCAGTTGATGGTGTTCATCAGGCGATCATGGAGTCGGATGAAGTGGTTGATTTGGAGATGATTGATGTGGATTTCGTAGAGCGTATTGGCGAGGATTTCTATCTAAATACGGGGTCTCCACACTATGTTGTTTTTCAAGATCTATCGGATCTAGATGTGGTGAAAGAGGGGCGTTCGATTCGTTATAATGCTCGTTTTAAAGAGGAGGGAACCAATGTGAATTTTGTCTCTATGGATAAAGATTGTTTAAAAGTGTTAACATATGAGCGTGGGGTTGAAGATGAAACATTGGCATGTGGTACAGGAGTAACTGCTGCCGCTATAGCAGCATATGTCATGTCTGGATGTCAGTATGAAGGCTTTGATATTGAGGCTAAAGGAGGAAGATTAGGTGTTCGTTTTCAAGCCAAGTCGATCAATGAGTTTGAGCATGTTTGGTTGAAGGGCCCCGCTGTTCGAGTTTTTGAGGGAGATATAACCTTGTAA